From Paenibacillus sp. FSL H8-0537:
TCTATTATTTTGCCGATTGTAATCGGCTTTGCATTATTCTTGAGCGGCATGAAGCTGATGGAGCTGGCGCTGCATCGCCTTGCCGGCACACAATTGAATCGTATTTTGCAGCGGTTTACCGCTACGCCCATTCACGGACTGGCGGCTGGCGCCATCTCTACTGCTTTTCTTCAGAGCAGCACAGCCGTTACCGTCATCTCTATAGGCCTCGTCAATGCCGGGCTGCTCACCTTTCGGCGAACGCTCGGCATCATTCTTGGCACCAACATCGGCACCTGCCTGACGACGGAGCTGCTTGGGCTGAGCCTTGAGCGTCTCACAATGCCGCTGCTCATTCTCTCCGTCTCCGCCTGGCTGCTGACCGCACTGCTCGGCGAGCTGCAGCTTATTCCCGCCTTAAGGACGGGCGGCTGGCTAAACACGATTCGTTCCGCCTCCGTTGCTACGCTCGGTTTTAGCATTTTGCTCGCCGGCATGGCGATGATGCAAAGCGTCGGCCCAGACATTCAGCAAAGCGCCATGTTTGACTGGTTTATGAGCAAAACGGCGGACAGCCTCTGGTGGGGGCTGGCCGCCGGTGCGGTGCTAACCGCAGCCGTGCATAGCAGCACGGCTGTCATTGCCATTATTATGGGTTTTGCGGCAATCGGAGCGGTGCCGCTAGAGGTTGGCATTGCCGTTGTACTAGGCGCAAACGTTGGCACCTGCGTCACAGCACTGCTCGCCTCCATTGGCGGATCGCGCGCGGGACAATTCGTTGCGCTCGCTCATATCACACTGAATGTCGGTGGCGCGCTGCTTTTCATGCCGTTTGTTGGCCTGCTCGCTGAAATATCTGCTTGGCTGACCGCAGCTCCAGCAGCGCAAATTGCTCATGCGCAAACGCTGTTTAATATTTTCAGCTCGCTGCTTGCCCTGCCGCTTTGCTATTTGCCAGCTCTGCGTCGGGCACCGCACCCAAACTAAACTTCCAACCCTGCACTATAAGCTATGTAAATGGTATGCCGAGGAGCTCTAATGCGCCGGAGACAATCCGATTGTTGTTGTCATAGCCGGATTGCTTCTGGCGTCTCCATGCATCAAGCGGCTCGAACCAATCCACTCCGCGAATTTCTTCTACTTGAGCTTGCAAATCGCCGCCGATGGCTTCAACCAGGTAATAGTGAACCTCTTTATCGACCGTACCATAGGTATCATGC
This genomic window contains:
- a CDS encoding Na/Pi symporter, with product MLHSIILPIVIGFALFLSGMKLMELALHRLAGTQLNRILQRFTATPIHGLAAGAISTAFLQSSTAVTVISIGLVNAGLLTFRRTLGIILGTNIGTCLTTELLGLSLERLTMPLLILSVSAWLLTALLGELQLIPALRTGGWLNTIRSASVATLGFSILLAGMAMMQSVGPDIQQSAMFDWFMSKTADSLWWGLAAGAVLTAAVHSSTAVIAIIMGFAAIGAVPLEVGIAVVLGANVGTCVTALLASIGGSRAGQFVALAHITLNVGGALLFMPFVGLLAEISAWLTAAPAAQIAHAQTLFNIFSSLLALPLCYLPALRRAPHPN